One Novosphingobium sp. G106 DNA segment encodes these proteins:
- a CDS encoding ester cyclase translates to MSEDDSKAPKDPATGTKLAARVSEDPRAVLQVERRDFQELVPENRPRVQSMRGFDDCYTDIVDYIVRCTHKIWDERDVGLIYTHYTHNCVAYTTLGTMYDRETHIRDTIQRLSEFPDRRGRAIQVIWNGNDVDGFYTSHMTNGSGRHTEYGMYGKPTGRSFITRTVADCMILENKIYKEWIVRDNMGPLIQLGIDPHGYAADIARKKFETGEKVVDLAENRRLLGQYPPETEADVSIAHNDGEAQFLRDLHHIFNKRMFGRIHEIYAPTVQWHGPLMRELYGIAAVLHQTIKLVALIPDCAYVPQHISSVESEEGGVKYAVRWTMDGHHMGYGSLGAPTGHHLFVMGVTHYHVIDGKIVDEWIVYDELSMLVQIKLADMQKAADAAE, encoded by the coding sequence ATGAGCGAGGATGATAGCAAGGCGCCGAAGGACCCGGCAACGGGAACCAAGCTCGCTGCCCGCGTGTCGGAAGATCCGCGCGCGGTACTACAGGTCGAGCGCCGCGATTTTCAGGAGCTCGTTCCCGAAAACCGTCCTCGCGTCCAGTCCATGCGCGGTTTCGACGATTGCTACACCGATATCGTCGATTACATCGTTCGCTGCACCCACAAGATCTGGGACGAGCGAGACGTTGGCCTGATCTACACCCACTACACGCATAATTGCGTCGCCTACACGACGCTGGGCACGATGTATGATCGCGAAACCCACATTCGCGATACGATCCAGCGATTATCGGAATTCCCCGATCGACGCGGTCGCGCCATTCAGGTGATCTGGAACGGCAACGATGTCGACGGCTTCTACACCAGCCACATGACCAACGGCTCCGGTCGCCACACCGAATACGGTATGTACGGCAAGCCGACCGGCCGCAGCTTCATAACGCGAACCGTTGCCGACTGCATGATCCTGGAGAACAAGATCTACAAGGAGTGGATTGTCCGCGACAACATGGGGCCTCTGATCCAGCTCGGGATCGACCCGCATGGCTATGCCGCCGACATCGCGCGCAAGAAGTTCGAGACCGGCGAGAAGGTCGTCGATTTGGCCGAAAACCGTCGCCTGCTCGGCCAGTACCCGCCTGAGACCGAAGCCGACGTGTCGATCGCGCACAACGACGGTGAAGCCCAGTTCCTGCGCGATCTCCATCACATCTTCAACAAGCGCATGTTCGGCCGGATCCACGAAATCTACGCGCCGACCGTGCAGTGGCACGGGCCGCTGATGCGCGAACTCTACGGTATTGCCGCGGTGCTGCACCAGACAATCAAGCTCGTCGCGCTGATCCCCGACTGTGCTTACGTTCCGCAGCACATTTCCTCGGTCGAAAGCGAGGAGGGCGGCGTCAAATATGCCGTGCGCTGGACGATGGACGGGCACCACATGGGCTACGGCTCGCTCGGTGCGCCGACCGGGCATCACCTGTTCGTCATGGGCGTCACCCATTATCATGTGATCGATGGCAAGATCGTCGACGAATGGATCGTCTACGACGAACTGTCGATGCTCGTACAGATCAAGCTTGCAGACATGCAGAAGGCCGCCGACGCGGCCGAGTGA